From Chelatococcus sp. HY11, the proteins below share one genomic window:
- a CDS encoding ABC transporter substrate-binding protein yields MFTHNRRSFLLGTVAAAGALAAPRGLHAAGPRHGGTLTLLTSDPPVILSLLNTGAASYVSGKVTEGLLRYEFDLTPKPELAIKWSLSPDGLVYSFSLRPQVKWHDGADFTSADVAFSIEAAKKYHPRGAATFANVVEVRTPDALTAEIVLSKPSPYIISALASHETPILPKHVYKDGPIDKSPNNNAPIGTGPFIFREWERGSHIVFERNPNYWDAPKPYLDRVIIRVIADAAARTIALETGEAQASQGSLLVLNDVARLQKNTALAADDNGNQYDNSITHFIFNLDRPHFKDVRVRRAVAHAVDREFILKNAWYGYGELSQGPLSPLLSRYYDKTLVPYAFDPKKAEALLDEAGFPRQADGVRFRITHDYMPTAEAFKTAAEYIKQALGAVGIAVTIRAQDFATYTRRVYTDRDFDLTYGFMSTTFDPSVGVQRLFWSKNFKPGVPFSNGAHYSNPEVDALLEAAAVEVDTEKRIEQFHKLQQIIHTDLPDLGILIVNVPSIFDKRYKNLITTADGLRASFADVYVES; encoded by the coding sequence ATGTTCACTCACAATCGCCGGAGCTTCCTGCTCGGCACTGTCGCGGCCGCGGGTGCGTTGGCCGCGCCGCGCGGTCTCCACGCCGCCGGGCCGCGTCATGGTGGCACCTTGACGCTTCTGACGTCAGATCCTCCGGTGATCCTGTCGTTGTTGAATACAGGCGCGGCGTCTTATGTCAGCGGCAAGGTTACGGAAGGTCTGTTGCGATATGAATTTGATTTGACGCCAAAGCCGGAACTGGCGATCAAGTGGTCGCTTAGCCCGGATGGGCTGGTCTATAGCTTCTCCTTGCGTCCACAGGTGAAGTGGCATGACGGCGCGGATTTCACATCTGCGGACGTCGCTTTTTCCATCGAAGCCGCGAAGAAGTACCATCCCCGCGGCGCGGCGACCTTCGCCAACGTAGTGGAAGTGCGAACGCCCGACGCCTTGACTGCCGAAATCGTCCTTTCCAAGCCTTCGCCTTACATTATCTCGGCTTTGGCGTCCCATGAGACGCCCATTCTTCCGAAGCATGTCTACAAGGATGGGCCGATCGACAAGAGCCCGAACAACAATGCGCCGATTGGCACCGGACCCTTCATCTTCAGGGAGTGGGAGCGCGGCAGCCACATCGTTTTCGAGCGTAACCCCAACTATTGGGATGCGCCAAAACCCTATCTCGACCGGGTTATCATCCGTGTCATCGCGGATGCTGCCGCCAGGACGATCGCGCTCGAGACGGGCGAGGCGCAGGCGTCGCAGGGCTCCCTGCTGGTTCTGAACGACGTGGCGCGTCTCCAGAAGAATACAGCGCTCGCCGCGGACGATAACGGCAACCAATATGACAACAGCATCACGCATTTCATCTTCAATCTGGATCGACCGCACTTCAAGGATGTTCGCGTCCGCCGCGCGGTTGCCCACGCCGTCGATCGCGAATTCATTCTCAAGAACGCGTGGTACGGTTACGGTGAATTGAGCCAGGGGCCGCTGAGCCCATTGCTCAGCCGTTATTATGACAAGACCCTCGTTCCCTATGCCTTCGATCCGAAGAAGGCGGAGGCGCTGCTGGACGAGGCGGGCTTCCCGCGTCAGGCTGATGGCGTCCGCTTTCGCATCACGCATGACTACATGCCGACGGCCGAAGCCTTCAAGACTGCCGCAGAGTATATCAAGCAGGCACTCGGCGCGGTCGGCATAGCTGTCACCATCCGCGCCCAGGATTTTGCCACCTACACGCGGCGGGTTTATACAGATCGCGATTTCGATCTCACCTACGGTTTCATGAGCACGACGTTCGATCCCTCGGTCGGCGTCCAGCGCCTGTTCTGGTCCAAGAATTTCAAGCCGGGCGTTCCCTTCTCCAATGGGGCACATTACAGCAACCCGGAGGTTGACGCATTGCTGGAGGCGGCCGCTGTCGAAGTCGATACGGAAAAGAGAATCGAGCAATTCCACAAGTTGCAGCAGATCATCCACACCGATCTGCCGGATCTCGGCATTCTGATTGTCAACGTGCCATCCATATTCGACAAGCGTTACAAAAACCTGATTACGACGGCTGATGGACTGCGTGCGAGTTTCGCCGACGTCTATGTCGAAAGTTGA
- a CDS encoding ABC transporter permease, which produces MGGQPAIADLAAPSSGRDIRRRTVLRAILRNPAAVLGIALLAVIIAMALLAPIIAPGDPLGIVGPPRLWPGENAAFPLGTDALGRDVLSGVIHGARVSLLVGLASTALGIMGGIAIGAIAGFYGRWVDDLIVRFIEIFQTIPGFVLLVVLVAIAQPSITTVIIGIALVSWDTIARLARSEFRSLREKDFVAAAIGAGFRHRHIMLREIFPNALPPLMVTASIMVASAILNESALSFMGLGDPNVISWGSMIGSGRELLRTHWYLTAIPGGFVALTVLSLNLIGDGLNDALNPHLREARGMSRLVGF; this is translated from the coding sequence ATGGGTGGGCAGCCCGCGATAGCGGATCTGGCGGCACCGTCCTCCGGGCGCGACATCCGTCGCCGGACCGTTCTGCGCGCCATCCTGCGCAATCCGGCGGCGGTTCTCGGGATCGCTCTGCTCGCCGTCATCATCGCGATGGCCTTGCTGGCGCCCATCATCGCTCCGGGTGATCCGCTAGGGATCGTCGGCCCGCCGCGTCTGTGGCCGGGCGAGAACGCCGCCTTTCCCCTCGGCACGGATGCGCTTGGGCGGGATGTTCTTTCCGGCGTCATCCACGGCGCCCGCGTCTCGCTGCTCGTCGGTCTTGCCTCCACCGCCCTCGGTATCATGGGTGGAATAGCCATCGGCGCGATTGCCGGCTTCTACGGGCGATGGGTCGATGATCTCATCGTGCGCTTCATCGAGATCTTCCAGACGATCCCAGGTTTTGTTTTGCTTGTGGTGCTTGTCGCGATCGCGCAACCCTCGATCACGACAGTCATCATCGGGATCGCGCTTGTGTCATGGGATACCATCGCACGGCTTGCCCGCTCCGAATTCAGGAGCTTGCGGGAGAAGGACTTCGTGGCTGCCGCTATTGGTGCGGGCTTCCGACATCGCCACATCATGCTGCGCGAGATATTCCCCAATGCGCTGCCTCCGCTGATGGTGACGGCATCGATCATGGTCGCTTCGGCGATCCTCAACGAATCCGCCTTGTCTTTCATGGGGCTTGGAGATCCCAACGTGATCTCCTGGGGATCGATGATCGGGTCGGGGCGGGAGCTTTTGCGGACGCATTGGTATTTGACCGCCATTCCCGGCGGCTTTGTCGCGCTCACCGTTCTTTCGCTGAATCTGATTGGCGATGGCCTGAATGATGCGCTCAATCCGCATCTGCGCGAGGCCCGTGGGATGAGCCGCCTGGTCGGCTTCTAA
- a CDS encoding IS30 family transposase, with the protein MKRTYSHIDLNDRRKIAQWRGVGLSVDVIAEKLGRHRSTIFRELRRNAFSDKDWPELDGYHCVTAHDMARERRVRLRKLARFSHMRQSVIERIQHGWSPEQIAGRMRLERHPISVSHETIYKFAYSVDGQAIKLWRHLPEHRARRRPRHARRRHGQRFSPELNILRRPDIVAERKQFGHWECDLIQFRQKFGKANVTSLVERVSRFAVLLRNNDRQSRPIMERLISVLRALPHRARRSITFDRGTEFTDWPYLQAGIGSQTWFCDPQSPWQKGTVENTNGRARKWLARDVDPLSITDQELKDICERLNTTPRKCLGYKTPAEVFRQKLLAQMRTGR; encoded by the coding sequence ATGAAACGCACCTACTCTCACATTGACCTGAACGATCGGCGCAAGATCGCCCAATGGCGTGGCGTTGGATTGAGCGTCGATGTCATCGCGGAGAAGCTCGGCCGGCATCGCTCGACGATTTTCCGGGAACTCCGACGCAACGCCTTCAGCGACAAGGACTGGCCGGAGCTCGACGGCTACCATTGCGTGACAGCGCATGACATGGCCCGCGAGCGGCGCGTCAGGCTCCGGAAGCTCGCGCGCTTCTCCCATATGCGCCAGTCGGTCATCGAACGGATTCAGCATGGCTGGTCGCCAGAACAGATTGCTGGCCGGATGAGGCTCGAGCGTCATCCGATCTCGGTCAGCCACGAGACGATCTACAAGTTTGCCTATTCGGTGGACGGTCAGGCCATTAAGCTCTGGCGGCATCTGCCGGAACACCGCGCGCGACGCCGTCCACGGCATGCGAGGCGCCGCCATGGCCAGCGCTTCAGCCCAGAGTTGAACATCCTGCGCCGCCCGGACATTGTCGCCGAGCGAAAGCAGTTCGGACACTGGGAGTGCGATCTCATCCAGTTCCGTCAGAAGTTCGGCAAGGCGAATGTGACGTCGCTGGTCGAGCGGGTCAGCCGGTTCGCCGTTCTCCTGCGCAATAATGACCGGCAGTCGCGGCCAATCATGGAGCGGCTCATCAGCGTCCTGCGGGCCCTGCCCCATCGCGCGCGCCGCTCGATCACCTTCGACCGCGGAACGGAATTCACCGACTGGCCCTATCTCCAGGCCGGGATCGGCTCTCAGACCTGGTTCTGCGACCCGCAGTCGCCCTGGCAGAAAGGCACCGTCGAGAACACGAACGGCCGGGCCAGGAAATGGCTCGCGAGAGACGTCGATCCTCTCTCTATCACCGACCAGGAGCTGAAGGACATTTGCGAACGCTTGAACACAACGCCGCGAAAGTGCCTTGGCTACAAAACGCCGGCCGAAGTCTTCCGACAGAAGCTCCTCGCCCAGATGCGGACGGGCCGATAG
- a CDS encoding NtaA/DmoA family FMN-dependent monooxygenase (This protein belongs to a clade of FMN-dependent monooxygenases, within a broader family of flavin-dependent oxidoreductases, the luciferase-like monooxygenase (LMM) family, some of whose members use coenzyme F420 rather than FMN.), whose product MSGHNGLVLGLSFFVISGHREGWRLSETDNDREKLDYYRALARQSEDAHLHFMFLGDSLDGAARIDRGWTPSLDPQVLAAALAAETRSLGFIPSTSSLYQDPFTLARSLASLDHISEGRMGWNILTSFYQNTARNNYTTGRSFAYEDRYKISQDFLDTVNELWGAWDEGAVIRDRASGHYVDAAKIHPIAHDGPYFSVRGALNVSRTSQERPVFFVPVVSDGGKEFAARNADVVFTRQNNLEDAKSFYHSVKEQVRSVGRRAEDVLVTPGAIIVIGETEEAAWADFARLRPYIDSDEAIRDLEKTLGWEAGQVDRTATPASWPAVAADSGRARALLERARRDNLSIADLAVEASASRGFLLLVGTATSVADQLEAWYRQGGADGFVVGPIVAPDGVRDITEKLVPELQRRGVFREAASLGQTLRQSLGLPAVTR is encoded by the coding sequence ATGAGTGGTCACAACGGACTTGTTCTCGGCCTGTCCTTCTTCGTCATCAGCGGGCATCGCGAAGGCTGGCGGCTCAGCGAGACAGACAACGATCGCGAGAAGCTCGACTACTACCGCGCCCTGGCGCGCCAGAGCGAGGACGCGCATCTGCACTTCATGTTTCTCGGGGATTCCCTCGATGGCGCGGCCCGGATCGATCGCGGCTGGACCCCCTCCCTCGACCCGCAGGTGCTCGCAGCCGCCCTCGCCGCGGAAACGCGTAGCCTCGGTTTCATTCCCAGTACGTCAAGCCTCTATCAGGATCCCTTCACGCTCGCGCGCTCGCTGGCGTCTCTCGACCATATCAGCGAGGGACGCATGGGCTGGAACATCCTGACTTCATTTTACCAGAACACCGCGCGGAATAACTACACGACTGGTCGAAGCTTCGCCTATGAGGATCGTTACAAGATCTCTCAGGACTTTCTCGATACGGTGAATGAACTCTGGGGCGCCTGGGATGAGGGCGCCGTCATCCGCGATCGGGCCTCCGGTCATTATGTCGATGCGGCCAAGATACACCCCATCGCTCATGATGGACCCTATTTCTCCGTGCGCGGCGCTCTGAACGTATCACGCACATCACAGGAGCGACCCGTCTTCTTCGTCCCTGTCGTATCGGATGGCGGGAAGGAATTCGCCGCCCGCAATGCCGATGTGGTCTTCACGCGCCAGAACAATCTCGAAGACGCAAAGTCCTTCTATCATTCCGTGAAGGAACAGGTCAGGTCGGTAGGGCGGCGCGCCGAGGATGTCCTGGTGACGCCGGGGGCCATCATCGTCATCGGTGAAACGGAAGAAGCCGCCTGGGCCGATTTCGCGCGCCTGCGTCCTTACATCGATAGCGACGAGGCCATCCGCGACCTCGAGAAGACCTTGGGCTGGGAGGCCGGCCAAGTGGATCGAACAGCCACGCCGGCGAGCTGGCCGGCTGTCGCCGCAGACAGCGGTCGTGCTCGTGCTCTGCTGGAACGCGCTCGTCGGGACAATCTCAGCATCGCGGATCTTGCGGTGGAGGCATCCGCATCGCGCGGCTTCCTGCTGCTGGTGGGGACCGCGACGAGCGTGGCAGACCAACTCGAAGCCTGGTACCGGCAAGGCGGTGCTGACGGTTTTGTCGTCGGGCCCATCGTGGCCCCGGATGGTGTCCGCGACATAACCGAGAAGCTTGTCCCCGAGCTTCAGCGTCGCGGCGTGTTCCGCGAGGCGGCATCACTGGGGCAGACGCTGCGACAAAGTCTTGGCTTGCCGGCGGTGACGAGGTGA
- a CDS encoding ABC transporter permease, whose amino-acid sequence MNGLDRVGKSLLRNALQAIPTIFVIVTLGFFLLQLAPGDAADYIAAESGAATSEGLAQIRRTFGLDLPLLTQLINYYGSLAHFSLGISPRYGMPVADMIMQRLPGTLLLMGIAIVVALLLGLLTGTIMALTAGRLPDRVLSVLSLLFYSIPSFWIGLMLIILFSVKLGWLPSGGARSIGPSLAGWDWLADRARFLVLPGLSLALYYVAIYARLTRASVLEVSTQDHVRTAIAKGMPIGRVVRRHILRNALTPVTTVAGMHVAGILGGAVVVETVFSWPGMGRLAYEAILSREYTLLLGIMLMSSLMVIAVNALFDIIQSLLDPRVEVR is encoded by the coding sequence ATGAACGGGTTGGATCGCGTTGGAAAGAGCCTGTTGCGGAACGCGCTGCAAGCCATACCGACGATCTTCGTCATCGTAACTCTGGGGTTCTTCCTGCTGCAGCTTGCGCCGGGCGACGCGGCGGACTATATCGCCGCGGAATCGGGGGCTGCGACAAGTGAAGGACTCGCTCAGATCCGTCGAACCTTCGGCCTCGACCTGCCACTGTTGACACAGCTCATTAATTACTACGGAAGTCTTGCTCATTTCAGCTTGGGCATTTCACCGCGCTATGGCATGCCCGTTGCCGACATGATCATGCAGCGCTTGCCGGGTACGCTGTTGTTGATGGGAATAGCCATCGTCGTCGCGCTTTTACTGGGACTTCTGACTGGAACGATCATGGCTCTCACCGCCGGGCGGTTGCCTGATCGCGTGCTGTCTGTGCTGTCACTGCTGTTTTATTCGATCCCCTCATTCTGGATCGGCCTGATGCTCATCATCCTTTTTTCCGTCAAGCTCGGCTGGTTGCCAAGCGGCGGCGCACGCAGCATCGGACCGAGCCTGGCGGGGTGGGATTGGCTGGCCGACCGCGCTCGCTTCCTCGTTCTGCCGGGCCTGTCGCTCGCACTCTACTACGTGGCGATTTATGCCCGCCTGACGCGCGCCTCTGTGCTGGAGGTCAGCACACAGGATCATGTACGCACAGCGATTGCGAAGGGCATGCCGATCGGGCGAGTGGTGCGCCGGCATATCCTGCGCAACGCCCTTACGCCTGTCACGACCGTCGCCGGCATGCATGTCGCTGGCATTCTCGGCGGGGCGGTTGTCGTCGAAACGGTCTTCAGCTGGCCAGGTATGGGGCGGCTTGCCTATGAGGCGATCCTGTCGCGGGAATACACGCTGCTGCTCGGCATCATGTTGATGAGCTCGCTCATGGTGATCGCCGTGAATGCGCTGTTCGACATCATCCAGTCGTTGCTCGATCCACGTGTGGAGGTCCGCTGA
- a CDS encoding Tn3 family transposase: MTRRALLSEAWWSQATAIPDDEREIAKHYTLDQSDLDLIMRQNRPSNRLGLACVLAMLRFPGRPLADGEVLPPSVLRFLARQIGVDHREIDRYFERPQTRREHLALLFDRMKMRPFAPSDVRALTGWLTPAAQTLRQADTLADMVLEELRRRRILLPARGALEAIIHVAIRRGIRIAHRALAGGLSEHQKLDLDKLLDPRAGTSVTILAWARTPALSPTAVNLDRIAERVQFLRSLNLPMELMERIPAKVFDELAAEGMRMSAQHLRDLNPERRHAVLAATVLHLSRHLTDCAIDVFKKLIGALTRRAGNQATARITRSVREVQKPLKDVSKVCHAIIEAREKGEDIGRALERVIQWPAFTTSVQAVDTLIAPDSIDGKIEMLQRYPTIRKMAPEFLSTFVFRGHAVAANLLRALSTVADLYRKGKRAIPDRAPISFAPKGWMPLILQDGKIDRRAYELCLFSELKRRLDAGDVWVEGAKRFQSFESFLIPAPTFELMREEGPLPVAVDTDVETYLKQQRQTLNDGLSDLSRLAEAGELGDVELTGAGFTVTPHKAMFPDIAKALKPKVEGRLPAIRITDLLLEVDARTGFSNTFTHLRSGRTTDNKLALLTAVLADGINLGLTRMADVSPGLTMRQLAWAHDWHIREEGYTAAHAILVNAQRQLPLAGLWGDGTTSSSDGQYFPAGGHAEAIGDLNARYGPNPGAKFYRFTSDQYGAFHIIAMNANASEAIYVLDGLLYHGSDLAIETHYVDTGGVSDMSFALCHLVGFQLVPRLRGLKDRKLHLFPGDAPPEKLAPLVGEPINVERIKANWNDILRLVTTIRSGQVRPSTLLAKLSAFPRQNGLALALRDIGRINRSIFLPQWWQNPEMRRNATAGLNKSEAQNTLARALFFNRLGELRDRTFESQFYRASGLNLLINAIVYWNTLYLEPAFAELNREGVATPPDVIKHITPLGWQHISLTGDYIWTPTDSLDLRPLRSETSMLAA; encoded by the coding sequence ATGACGCGAAGAGCACTGCTGAGCGAAGCATGGTGGAGCCAGGCAACAGCGATTCCGGATGACGAAAGGGAGATCGCCAAGCACTACACGCTGGACCAGTCGGATCTCGATCTGATCATGCGGCAGAACCGTCCATCGAACCGACTGGGTCTGGCCTGCGTTCTGGCGATGCTGCGATTTCCAGGTCGACCGCTCGCGGATGGTGAAGTCCTACCGCCAAGCGTCTTGCGGTTCCTGGCACGGCAAATCGGCGTTGATCATCGCGAGATCGATCGATATTTCGAGCGCCCACAGACACGCCGCGAGCACCTCGCCCTGCTTTTCGACAGAATGAAGATGCGCCCATTTGCGCCTTCGGACGTGCGGGCGCTGACAGGCTGGCTGACGCCTGCTGCGCAAACCCTGCGCCAAGCCGATACATTGGCGGACATGGTTTTGGAGGAATTGCGTCGCCGGCGAATTCTCCTGCCGGCGCGCGGCGCGCTCGAAGCCATCATCCACGTCGCGATCCGACGCGGCATCCGGATCGCTCACCGGGCCCTGGCTGGCGGACTTTCGGAACACCAGAAGCTCGATCTGGACAAGCTTCTCGATCCGCGTGCGGGGACGAGCGTGACCATTCTCGCCTGGGCGAGAACACCGGCACTGTCGCCCACCGCCGTCAACCTCGACAGGATAGCCGAACGCGTTCAGTTTCTTCGGTCTCTGAACCTGCCAATGGAACTGATGGAGCGCATTCCGGCCAAGGTTTTTGATGAACTCGCCGCGGAAGGGATGCGGATGAGCGCGCAGCACCTACGCGACCTCAACCCCGAACGCCGGCACGCCGTGCTCGCGGCGACCGTCCTGCATCTGTCCCGCCATTTGACCGACTGCGCGATCGACGTGTTCAAGAAACTGATCGGCGCCTTGACACGGCGGGCCGGCAATCAGGCGACAGCCCGTATCACCCGTTCCGTCCGGGAGGTTCAAAAGCCGCTCAAAGACGTTTCGAAAGTTTGTCACGCAATCATCGAGGCCAGGGAGAAAGGCGAGGATATCGGCAGGGCGCTCGAACGGGTCATTCAATGGCCAGCCTTCACAACGAGTGTTCAGGCGGTCGACACGCTGATCGCCCCGGACAGCATCGACGGGAAAATCGAAATGCTCCAGCGCTATCCGACAATCCGGAAAATGGCGCCGGAATTCCTGTCAACGTTCGTGTTTCGTGGTCACGCCGTGGCGGCGAATCTCCTGCGGGCGCTGTCCACGGTCGCCGATCTGTACCGCAAAGGGAAAAGAGCGATACCAGATAGGGCTCCCATATCCTTTGCGCCGAAAGGCTGGATGCCTCTCATCCTGCAGGATGGCAAGATCGATCGCAGGGCCTATGAGCTCTGCCTGTTCAGCGAATTGAAACGCCGGCTCGATGCGGGCGATGTTTGGGTTGAGGGAGCCAAGCGCTTCCAGTCCTTTGAGAGCTTCCTCATCCCGGCGCCGACGTTCGAGTTGATGCGCGAGGAAGGTCCGCTTCCGGTCGCCGTCGATACCGATGTGGAAACCTATCTGAAGCAACAGCGTCAGACCTTGAACGACGGGCTGAGCGACCTTTCCCGTCTGGCGGAAGCCGGCGAACTCGGCGACGTCGAATTGACCGGCGCGGGTTTCACCGTCACGCCGCACAAGGCCATGTTTCCGGACATCGCGAAGGCGCTGAAGCCGAAGGTGGAAGGCCGCCTACCAGCAATCCGCATCACCGACCTTTTGCTTGAAGTGGACGCCCGCACGGGATTTTCCAACACCTTCACACATCTGCGCTCAGGGCGAACGACCGACAACAAGCTTGCGCTTCTTACCGCCGTTCTGGCGGACGGCATCAACCTCGGCCTCACCAGGATGGCGGATGTTTCTCCCGGACTGACGATGCGCCAGCTCGCCTGGGCACACGACTGGCATATACGGGAGGAAGGGTACACCGCCGCACATGCCATCCTCGTCAACGCCCAGAGGCAATTGCCTCTGGCAGGGTTGTGGGGCGACGGAACCACCTCGTCCTCGGATGGGCAGTATTTTCCGGCGGGGGGGCACGCCGAGGCGATCGGTGACCTCAACGCCCGCTACGGTCCCAATCCCGGCGCCAAATTCTACCGCTTCACCTCCGACCAGTATGGCGCGTTCCACATCATCGCCATGAATGCCAACGCGAGCGAAGCCATCTACGTGCTCGACGGTCTGCTCTATCATGGCAGCGATCTCGCCATCGAAACCCATTATGTCGATACCGGCGGGGTCAGCGACATGAGTTTTGCCCTCTGCCACCTCGTCGGTTTCCAGCTTGTGCCTCGCCTGCGCGGTCTCAAGGATCGCAAGCTCCATCTCTTCCCCGGCGACGCGCCACCTGAAAAGCTGGCACCGCTCGTCGGCGAGCCCATCAACGTCGAGCGGATCAAGGCAAACTGGAATGACATCCTGCGCCTGGTCACGACGATCCGTTCCGGCCAGGTCCGGCCTTCGACCTTGCTGGCGAAGTTGTCCGCCTTCCCACGTCAAAACGGACTGGCGCTCGCGCTGCGCGACATCGGACGCATCAATAGGTCCATCTTCCTACCCCAATGGTGGCAGAACCCCGAAATGCGCAGGAACGCCACCGCCGGGCTCAACAAGAGCGAGGCCCAAAATACCCTGGCTCGCGCGCTGTTCTTCAATCGGCTCGGAGAGTTGCGGGACAGAACCTTCGAGAGCCAGTTCTATCGGGCTTCCGGACTGAACCTGCTGATCAACGCCATCGTCTACTGGAACACGCTCTATCTCGAACCGGCTTTCGCCGAACTCAACCGGGAAGGCGTCGCCACGCCGCCCGACGTGATCAAACACATCACCCCGCTCGGATGGCAGCACATCAGCCTGACCGGCGATTACATCTGGACCCCGACTGACAGCCTCGACCTCAGGCCACTTCGGAGCGAAACATCTATGCTGGCAGCCTGA
- a CDS encoding WGR domain-containing protein: MEICGGRLGPSSAVDFAMPEPSIQYLVLERTDAAHNIARYYVLSLEPTLFAEMALVRRWGRIGRAGGHRVEFHETQAGATEALQTWLKRKLRRSYRLTGASKRPA; this comes from the coding sequence ATGGAGATCTGCGGTGGGAGATTGGGACCGTCTTCAGCCGTGGATTTTGCCATGCCGGAACCGTCTATCCAATATCTTGTCCTGGAGAGGACGGACGCGGCGCACAACATCGCCCGTTACTATGTCCTGTCTCTTGAGCCGACGCTCTTCGCCGAGATGGCCCTTGTGCGCCGATGGGGCCGGATCGGGCGAGCGGGCGGACATCGCGTGGAATTTCACGAAACGCAAGCCGGCGCGACAGAGGCCTTGCAGACATGGCTCAAGCGGAAGCTGCGGCGTTCTTATAGGCTAACCGGAGCCTCGAAGAGGCCAGCTTGA
- a CDS encoding DUF1403 family protein, whose translation MFSKVGQIHPFRVVTPMRDAWLLRQPGDAPGPAGNVLAAWRLLASRSLPPTIQELRTVTALLGVGWSDGFGGLIDVVRDEVRAGAPAPVVAARIAAAVMREDPKAELLAWWLADGALSWRMGWRHAVLILAPQIHAPLLRLGPDSRRARPGSEVFEQAVFVAATLGAAEACRLATDIAAQAGRLRAAVPKLRSKAAGDVIDRLLGDDAVSGALTTESLSRWASRRLFDRLVELGSVRELSGRTTFRIYGI comes from the coding sequence ATGTTCTCAAAAGTCGGACAGATTCATCCCTTTCGTGTCGTGACGCCAATGCGCGACGCCTGGTTGCTGCGCCAGCCCGGCGACGCGCCGGGGCCGGCCGGCAATGTGCTCGCCGCGTGGCGGCTCCTCGCCAGTCGTTCGCTGCCGCCCACCATCCAGGAGTTGCGGACGGTTACCGCCTTGCTCGGCGTCGGCTGGTCGGACGGCTTTGGCGGCCTGATCGACGTCGTACGGGATGAAGTGCGCGCCGGCGCGCCGGCGCCGGTGGTCGCGGCGCGCATCGCCGCCGCTGTTATGCGGGAAGACCCAAAAGCCGAACTCCTGGCCTGGTGGCTGGCCGACGGCGCCCTGTCCTGGCGCATGGGCTGGCGCCATGCCGTGCTGATCCTTGCCCCCCAAATCCATGCGCCACTGCTACGGTTGGGACCGGACAGCCGGCGCGCGCGACCGGGCAGCGAAGTGTTCGAGCAGGCCGTCTTTGTCGCCGCGACCCTTGGAGCGGCGGAGGCCTGCCGGCTCGCTACAGACATAGCGGCGCAGGCCGGGCGCTTGCGCGCCGCCGTCCCAAAACTGCGATCCAAGGCGGCCGGCGACGTCATCGACCGGCTGCTCGGCGACGATGCGGTGTCAGGAGCGTTGACCACCGAGAGTCTGTCACGTTGGGCCAGCCGGCGCCTGTTCGATCGACTGGTCGAGCTCGGCTCTGTGCGCGAGCTCAGCGGCCGCACGACCTTCCGCATCTACGGGATATGA
- a CDS encoding recombinase family protein, whose product MTTIGYARVSTGDQHTALQLDALRKAGCEKTFEDRASGVKTDRPGLTEAIRYLREGDTLTVWKLDRLGRSMKHLIELITELDTKGVGFRSVTENIDTTTSGGRLVFHLFGALAQFERDLIRERTCAGLQAAGERGRRGGRQAVVTPEKLAKARQHLAAGLNVREAAARVKIGKTALYEALKAEKSAASTIK is encoded by the coding sequence ATGACCACCATCGGCTATGCAAGGGTATCTACCGGCGACCAGCACACCGCGCTGCAACTCGACGCACTGCGAAAAGCAGGGTGCGAGAAGACTTTTGAAGACCGGGCATCCGGCGTGAAAACCGATCGACCCGGACTAACCGAGGCGATCCGCTACCTTCGGGAGGGCGACACACTTACAGTGTGGAAACTTGATCGTCTCGGCCGATCAATGAAACACCTGATCGAGCTCATCACGGAGTTGGACACCAAGGGCGTCGGGTTCCGATCGGTCACCGAAAACATCGACACCACGACATCCGGCGGCCGCCTGGTCTTTCATTTGTTTGGCGCACTGGCGCAGTTCGAGCGTGATCTGATCCGGGAGAGAACCTGCGCCGGCCTCCAGGCCGCAGGGGAGCGAGGTCGACGCGGTGGCCGGCAAGCTGTCGTCACCCCGGAGAAGCTCGCCAAGGCCCGCCAGCATCTGGCTGCCGGCCTCAATGTTCGCGAAGCCGCCGCTCGCGTGAAAATCGGCAAGACCGCGCTCTACGAAGCGCTCAAAGCCGAAAAATCTGCCGCGTCCACTATCAAATAA